DNA sequence from the Parachlamydia acanthamoebae genome:
TAGATGGACGCGCTTATACACTAGTAATGGGGGAATCCAGTTCTGGCAAAAGTGCTCTTATCGGCTATTTAACTAATGCAAGGATCATCTATCAAAAAAACAAAAGTGGCAAAAAAGTGGCTATTTATGATCCAAGATCTTCCGGCATTTATCCAAAAATTGGACATGGGGGTTCTAAAACAAAAGGGATAGAGGTTTTTGGAAACTACATCGATACAGCTGGTTGCTTCGATACAGAAGGAACTTCTGAGGATATTATGAATAGCGTAGCTATTCATATAGCTACTCGATCATACGAACCTAAAAAATTGATAGTCGTTTTAAATTCCCAAGCTTTTAACAAAAGATCTCGTATTTTTTTAGAAATGATTGACCGCTTGACAAGAATAGTCCTTGGATCTAACAGTGAACAGGTATTATCATCCATTCTATTTGTCGTAAATGATAAATTAGCAAGTAAAAAAGATGAAAGAAAAACCAAAGATGACATCATTCATCTCATAGACCAAACAATCGAACAATTAGAAGCCGAAAAACAAGATCTCCTTGACAAGGATATTCCTAGGCACATGCAGGTTTGGAGATTCACCCCAAAAAGTTGGGCTGCTTGGTTTACTGAAATTTCACCTGAAGAGCAGGAGAAAGAAAGAAAAAAAATAAATCCAAGAGTTGGCGAATTGCAAGAGAGAATCACTTTATTAGAAAAGGTGAAGAAACTAGATAACATTATCGTCTCTGATATTTTTTCAGGAACCAGTAGAAGTGAAATACAAAATAAAAAAAATAGCATAAATGATACTCCTCCCTTATCCTTCTGCATGAAAAATCTTGTCGAGGATGGAAATCAAATTTTTCAATCATTTATACTGGCAACAACAGCATACTTCAACTCTTTATTTGAAAATCAAATAAAAAAAGGCAAAGACCTTCTACAAATCCAAGAAGAAATAACCAACTTGCAAGAATCTTTAAAAAATGAACCTAATACTTACACTAAAATAAAAATTCAATCTCTTGAAAAACAATTAATAGAAATAAATAAAGAAATCGAAGATTTAGAAAACCACAGTAAAGAACTCAATTCAAAAGAAACCGAAATCTGGAAAGATCTTGCTAAAGATAAAATCATTTCCGAACGCTCTCTTTGGCATTTTCTTCCAATAAAACACCGCTTTGAGCAAATTTCTCCTATTGGAGACATGGTCGTTCCAATTGATCATGTTAAGCTAAATCCACCTAGAGGAGATTATAACAATGGCCATTTTTGCAATGAAAAAGAAGAGAACAATAGCAAGGGAAAATACCAAGTTACTTTTAAACAAGGTTGGCGCGCAAAAGCGCGTACAGTTGAGGTCCAGCTATATATCATGAAAAAACATCATCCCGCTACGCAGGCCGAACTCAAGAGAATCGAATCCTCCCTAGATACTAAAAAAGCTAGCAAAAGAGATGTAGAGGAACAGTTGAATAACTTTCGCAATAAAAATGACTGCCGAAATGAGCAAGAATCCTTAAGTGAAAAGCTACTTGATTTAAAATCTCAATATAATGAGGTGGGGAAAGATCTTGAAATGCTTCAATTAAAAATGAGTAAGTTTAGCGATTACCGGAGATTAATTGTTCAGCTGATCGTAAAATTGGAAATTCATAGTGAATCAACAAATGATTCAGAAAGAAAAATCTATGAAGATTTTATAAATTTTTCAAAAGACTTTGAACCGACCTAAGTACCAATTCAAAATAGGCTACACTTTATTAAGGGGAAGAACATACTTCCCCTATTTCATTGAGAAAGAGACTAAAGATAAGTTTTAAAAGCATCAAAAAGGCCTCGAAAAACTTTTGTTTTAAGTGTTTCAATGTTTGAGTGCACTCCATGCATAAGCTCTTCATAACGAATATCTTGAATACCTCTATCTTTCAGGACATAATTCAGAAACTCATTAAATATTTTATTCTCATCTTGATTCTCTTTTTCATTCAGCTTCATTGCTTTTATGATTTTTCCGACTAAACATAACCATTCTCGATGTAAAGATAGCTTTGAGCTTATCATTTTTAGCTCATTTTGTAATCCACAATTATTCGTTTTTATATCAGTTATTTTTCTAACACAGCTTTCGATATTTTCCTTAGATTTAAGCCTTTGGTCTTCGCATGCTTGATACTTTAGATTGATGTCCTGAAGATGTTTGATCCTTCTCTCACAGTATTTTTCCGAAAAATTAAATTGATTTATGAGCCAATCGATTCTCAATAATCGATTTAAAGTAAGGGGATGATCCTTTTTTTTAATAAAAAATTCGATCTGTGCATATTGGCTAGGATCTTTTTGATAAATTTTCTTAGGAAAAGATCCACAAGGCTTGTAGATAATTTGAATTGCCCCATCTTTTTTTTTCTCTATAAACTTCCCTAAGCTTTCATCATTATTAGGATGGCAATATTTGATGTCTTGAACAAATTCGCAAGCTTCTTGCTTAAACTCACGCGTTGGTGTTAACCAATATAGAAAAATAGGAGGATATATATCCCTATAGCTGGCGTTTTTCCAGAAAATAAGGGTTTCGTCTTTTACGACTTCCTCTCGCTGGTGTTTCAGTATAGCAAGATATTCTCTTGTTTCTTTTAATCTGTCCATCCATTCATTTGATTCTTTCTTATGTTCATTCATAATGTCCCGTATTTCGAGAATATTATCTTGCACACAAGATTTACTGTTGGAATCCTTAATCATGACATTACAATGTATAAGTCTTTCAAGCTTGGATAAATCTAAACAATTTTGTTTGATTTGAAATGTGAGTTGTTCGCGTCTTACAAAAAGAGAATTGAAGTAGTTCGCAGTATCCCTTAAAATGACTTTAAATTTTTGAAATCCTCCCATAACATAATTTTCCATATTGAGAGGTAAAGGTGGAAATGAAATTGCGATTAATTTTTTTTCAACTCTTTGTCTTGATATGTCACTTTTCAGATCAAGCACTTCGATATTATCTATCGTTAAAATCATTTTTAAAATGGTTATTTTTTCATAAATCTCAGGTACTTCTGGATTATCTTCTATAAATCTTTTCTGATCTTCTTGCGCTGCATCATCCTTATTAAATTCCTTAAGTTGTGAATAGGAAAATCCACTTTTAATTAATCTTTTTTTCAATATTTTAATTTCATGCTTAATATCCACAATAATTTTTTTTTTACTTTTTTGGTAAGTGTATGCTGGATCATTTATCACAAATAATATTGAGGATAGAGCTTCAAAACTTGTTGCATCACGCAAAATCCTTCGCAATCGGTCAATTAAATCAAAAAATCCACGAGCTCTATTATTAAAAACAGCAGAATCAAACATATATACTAACCGGTTTAGAGGATATAATTGACTCGCAAGATAAACAGCCATACTGTTGCAGATTTCAGCTGAAGGACCTTCTGTGTCAAAAAGCCCCCCAGTATCAATATAACTGCCAAAAACAGCAATTCCTTTGGTCTTCGAATTTTGATGCCCGATTTCAGGAAATTGATCTGTCTGCTCGGATTCATACATCGCTTTACCATCCTCGCTTTTAAAAATAATTTTCGCTTTGAGTAAATACCCGATGAACGTGCTCTTTCCAACGCCACTTTCTCCCACAACTATCACATGTGGTGAACTTATTCTCTTAACTCGGGGAGTCAACACTCTAGAAAAAATTCTTTCTAAGGATTCTAACACCGCTCTCAAATAGTCCCCTTTTCCTAATTCCAATAGTCGATCCCCACTAAAATTTTTAATTTCTTCCGCCAGTTCTACAAATTTATTAATGCCTACTTCCAATTTTTTATTTGAAGAATCAGCCTCTTCAGATTTAAAAGGCTTTGAAATACCGTTGTGACTAACCATGCTTTTAATAGCCGAAATAATAGAATGAGTAGCATCTTGGCAGACAATGCAATCTTTTTTGATGATTTTTGTAATCATTTTTGAACACAGCTGGAGAAGAGAAGGAAATTTAGACTGAACTATACCTGTAAAATGAAGCGGCTTGGTTCGCAGGGAAAATAATTGAGTATCTTTGTTATCTTCATCAATCAATTTTTTGATGAAATAAATTCTTTTTGATTCTTCGGACGGAGACCTTGAAGGAAGAGGTAACAGCCGTCGTGGAGGCTGTGATTTAAGATCAGATGAAGATTCACAAGCATTTATATTTCCATCCAAATTATTTTTAGATAGGATTTCATCCGATCTTTCATTGTGAATAGTTATAAAAAATTTCAATAAATCATCCGACTTTGAAGCCTTCTGGATGAAACTGTCAGGAGAAATAGCCCTAATGAAGATTAAAATAAGTTCTTTTTTATATTTTTCATTTATTTGAGAAGGAGAAGAGACTATTTTCTCTAAAAAAGCACTTAATTCGGAGTATTTTTTCTTTTCTTGCCTAACTTCTTCAATGCGTCTAAAAATTTGTTCAGCACAATATTTTAATTTACTTTCATAATTGGCAATGCCTTGCCCAAAAAGACTTTGAATACTCAAAAATTTAGTCAATTTCACATATTCGTTGACAGATGTATGCAAAGAATCTATAGAATTATTCATAAAAAGACATTCCTAGTTTAAATTTTATTAATGACACTGGCATTAAAAAGAAAAACCCAACAAAAGTCAAATAATAAATAGAACTTATTAAAAAACTTGCTGAGAACGCATCCAGCTTAAATACTAAGCCCAGAAATTCTTAAGAGCATAAAAATGTCATTTACATGACGTTTTTAGCTGGTTTAGCACTACATTCTTTACTTCAATTCCCTTGAGAAATCCCCTTTAAAATCTTAGTACTTTAATATTAAAACTAGCATTTACAGAGAGCAGAAGCTGCCTCCTATTTTTAGTTCTTGAACAAATACATGCTGGTTATCTTGTGTAATCCAATCATTTATCAACTGATTCCAATTGATTTCACTTAGAAAGACACGGACTTAGATCGTTGCAATGTAATTGAAGCATGTATGACTGATGACAACGGCAGGTAATCTATCCCAAGATATTGTCAAATTTGTGTTTTTGAACTGAAGCAAGTGTTCCTAAATCAGAAAGCAGATCTTTTTGGATCAGATCGACTGCTTTATCTATCTGTGGATTTAGGGAATAAGCAGAGGTGTTCCCCTCATAAGTTAATCCGCTTATTTCTGTTAAATCTACACGTTGTAACCCACACACGATATGGCCGCTTGACCTTCATCTACGTGATTCTCTGAATGGCTTGAACATATAATTTAATTTCATGCGGAGCTTCGAAGGTTGAAATCAAATAATCAGAAGATGCGCTTTCGATTGAGAACAGCTTTATTCCCAAACTTACCGCTATGACCAAGCAGGTAATCTGATCCAAAAAGATCTGCCTTTCAACATTGGTCAAACAACGTATACTTATGATTTGCTTCATCGGCACAAGTCGATCCACTCTCCACATTTCAGTGAAACAGGAGTTACATATGATGCTGTTGGGAATCTTCTTACACAAACTTACACCGATCCAATTGGTCGTTTGCCTTGTCAATATGCTTATGATGATCTCTATCAGCTCAATTCAGAAAAGAGTTCAGCGAATCACTCTTATCAACACGATTCACTCTTTAATCGCTTTGTAAAAGATGATCAACGTTTTGACTTCAATTCACTTAATCAGCTTTTAGGAGACAAACTGAGTGCTTATGCCTATGACCCCAATGGGAATCTATCCGAGCGCCATGATCAAAAATACACGTATGATGCCTGGGATAGATTGCTTTCTGTTACCATCGGCAATATACGTTTTAACTACACCTATGACGATCTAAGTCGGCGCCTTTCTAAAGTTAAATCGCTTTGGGATCCATTAACAGACAATTGGGTGACACAAGATACGCAGTATTTCCTCTATCAAGGAGATAATGAAGTAGGAGTTTGTGATGCAGAGCAACACTTAATGGAATTTAGACCGCTTGGCCATGGACGTGGTGCTGAAATCGGTGCTGCGGTTGCTTTTGAAATTCAAGGAAAAGTGTATGTTCCTTTAACTAACTTCACAGTGCATGTTCAAGTTCTTTTAAACTCTAAAGGTGAACCTGTCGATATCTATCGCTACACAGCTTTCGGAGAAGAAACCATTTTTGATCCATTTGGGGATGTTAAAAAACCGATAACATCTTGGCGTTTTTGTTCCAAACGAACTGATCCAGAAACGGGCCTGATTTATTTTGGCAGACGTTACTATGATCCTCAAATAGCTCGTTGGATCACTGCTGATCCCCTTGGTTATGAAGCCGGACCTAATCTATATGCATATGTAAATAACAGTCCTTCAACTAGTATTGATTTATTTGGCCTTATAGACATAGATGGCATTTATGATGAAGAAAGCAGGCGCGCAAGAGATGCTGAATTCGATCGTAGATTAAAAGGCGTGGTTCATGGAACTGTTGACTTTGCCGTCGAAACTATTCATGGTGTGTACACACATCTCTAAGCTATATCGGATCAGATGGATTAGATTTAGAGGAAAGACGAGATGTAATAAATACCATAGGTGCATCTCAGACTAGACATAAGAAAATTATTGATGACAAAAT
Encoded proteins:
- a CDS encoding ATP-binding protein, which translates into the protein MKFFITIHNERSDEILSKNNLDGNINACESSSDLKSQPPRRLLPLPSRSPSEESKRIYFIKKLIDEDNKDTQLFSLRTKPLHFTGIVQSKFPSLLQLCSKMITKIIKKDCIVCQDATHSIISAIKSMVSHNGISKPFKSEEADSSNKKLEVGINKFVELAEEIKNFSGDRLLELGKGDYLRAVLESLERIFSRVLTPRVKRISSPHVIVVGESGVGKSTFIGYLLKAKIIFKSEDGKAMYESEQTDQFPEIGHQNSKTKGIAVFGSYIDTGGLFDTEGPSAEICNSMAVYLASQLYPLNRLVYMFDSAVFNNRARGFFDLIDRLRRILRDATSFEALSSILFVINDPAYTYQKSKKKIIVDIKHEIKILKKRLIKSGFSYSQLKEFNKDDAAQEDQKRFIEDNPEVPEIYEKITILKMILTIDNIEVLDLKSDISRQRVEKKLIAISFPPLPLNMENYVMGGFQKFKVILRDTANYFNSLFVRREQLTFQIKQNCLDLSKLERLIHCNVMIKDSNSKSCVQDNILEIRDIMNEHKKESNEWMDRLKETREYLAILKHQREEVVKDETLIFWKNASYRDIYPPIFLYWLTPTREFKQEACEFVQDIKYCHPNNDESLGKFIEKKKDGAIQIIYKPCGSFPKKIYQKDPSQYAQIEFFIKKKDHPLTLNRLLRIDWLINQFNFSEKYCERRIKHLQDINLKYQACEDQRLKSKENIESCVRKITDIKTNNCGLQNELKMISSKLSLHREWLCLVGKIIKAMKLNEKENQDENKIFNEFLNYVLKDRGIQDIRYEELMHGVHSNIETLKTKVFRGLFDAFKTYL